A single region of the Gracilibacillus caseinilyticus genome encodes:
- a CDS encoding recombinase family protein, translating into MAITIGYIRVSTDIQLDGYSLDFQDDEINGYCNVNKFPKPIIFNEGSGSGSSIEEREVFREMLRYAISKSKEEKNEKIYVIVWKADRFARNLLDAMNAFNLLNKHGIYLISIAERLNTENESSIMMLQMLFMWAENERRNIVFNCKNGMRKRAEEGYYNGGKVFGYNSTPNKTLEINEEEAKIIRFIFDRYINERWGYYKIARFLNNQYTESRTSRVWDKQGIRIIVTNPLYAGYIRWREKSGDTIMSKGKHNAIISEEQWMKAQMIFDEKSYTPVKIHKGNYFLSGLLKCPDCNASMVQHKSSKGGKYVYYQCSQNKNNGLCKSNLVNKREAEEYVIKELSSVFRSSQTPQHLQLKITTQLQLDLVPKKEQKKLIKKDLKSILKRKNELFDLFAKKIISEEALGQQMKRLDEEEQSLSSMLDLLTSKIEIESGNQIESMVRNITDAFEKFFYSLDDIKQKEFLREYIERIDVKEIPKGKIRTKRIINKITYHFELEELSKLIA; encoded by the coding sequence ATGGCGATTACAATTGGATATATTCGTGTTAGCACCGATATACAATTGGATGGCTATTCTCTTGATTTTCAAGATGATGAAATTAACGGGTACTGCAATGTCAATAAATTCCCTAAACCCATTATTTTCAACGAAGGTTCAGGCTCTGGTTCATCAATCGAAGAAAGAGAAGTATTTAGAGAAATGCTACGTTATGCAATTTCTAAATCCAAGGAAGAAAAAAACGAAAAAATATATGTGATTGTTTGGAAGGCTGATCGATTTGCCCGTAATTTATTGGATGCTATGAATGCGTTTAATTTGCTAAACAAACATGGAATATATTTAATAAGTATTGCTGAAAGGCTAAATACTGAAAATGAAAGCAGTATCATGATGCTTCAAATGTTATTTATGTGGGCTGAAAATGAGCGGAGAAATATAGTATTTAACTGTAAAAACGGAATGAGAAAGCGTGCGGAAGAAGGTTATTACAATGGTGGAAAGGTATTTGGATATAATTCAACTCCAAATAAAACACTTGAGATAAATGAAGAAGAAGCTAAGATTATCCGATTTATCTTTGACCGCTATATTAATGAGAGATGGGGATATTATAAAATTGCCCGTTTTTTAAATAATCAATATACAGAGAGTAGGACAAGTAGAGTTTGGGATAAACAAGGTATTCGTATTATCGTTACAAATCCCCTTTATGCAGGATATATACGTTGGAGAGAGAAAAGCGGAGATACTATTATGAGCAAAGGAAAACACAATGCAATCATTAGCGAAGAGCAATGGATGAAAGCTCAAATGATATTTGATGAAAAAAGTTATACTCCTGTGAAAATTCATAAGGGGAACTATTTCTTATCAGGACTTTTAAAATGCCCTGATTGTAACGCTTCAATGGTTCAACACAAATCATCTAAAGGTGGAAAGTATGTCTATTATCAATGTAGTCAGAATAAAAACAACGGTCTATGCAAGTCAAACTTAGTAAATAAACGGGAAGCAGAAGAATATGTAATCAAAGAACTTTCCTCTGTATTTAGATCCAGTCAAACCCCACAACACCTCCAATTGAAAATAACTACTCAGCTTCAACTTGACTTAGTTCCTAAGAAAGAACAGAAAAAATTGATTAAAAAAGACCTTAAAAGCATTTTGAAGCGTAAAAATGAGCTATTCGACTTGTTTGCAAAAAAAATAATTAGTGAAGAAGCTCTTGGTCAGCAAATGAAACGTTTAGATGAGGAAGAACAATCGTTAAGTAGTATGTTGGATCTTTTAACATCAAAAATAGAGATAGAAAGTGGCAATCAAATAGAATCCATGGTTAGAAACATTACAGACGCCTTTGAAAAGTTCTTTTACTCCTTGGATGATATAAAGCAAAAAGAATTTCTCAGAGAATATATAGAACGTATCGATGTGAAAGAAATTCCAAAAGGTAAGATTAGAACTAAAAGAATTATAAACAAAATCACTTACCACTTTGAATTAGAAGAACTTTCAAAGTTAATAGCTTAA
- the rlmH gene encoding 23S rRNA (pseudouridine(1915)-N(3))-methyltransferase RlmH, translating to MKITITAVGKLKEKYLKQGIQEYMKRLSAYANIDMIEVPDEKAPENMSEAEQEEVKRKEGERILSKIAPDAYVISLEIKGQMVTSEKFAEKIEQLMIHGKSKIVFVIGGSLGLSQDVMNRSDYALSFSKMTFPHQLMRLVLVEQVYRGFRIIKGEPYHK from the coding sequence GTGAAAATAACAATTACGGCTGTCGGGAAATTGAAGGAAAAATATTTAAAGCAGGGTATACAGGAGTATATGAAGCGACTGAGCGCCTATGCCAATATCGATATGATTGAAGTACCAGATGAAAAAGCACCAGAAAATATGAGCGAAGCAGAACAAGAAGAGGTTAAGCGAAAAGAGGGCGAGAGAATTTTGTCGAAAATCGCTCCGGATGCTTACGTTATTTCCCTGGAAATAAAGGGCCAAATGGTGACCTCTGAGAAATTTGCCGAAAAAATAGAGCAGTTAATGATACATGGCAAAAGCAAGATCGTTTTTGTGATTGGTGGATCGCTTGGGTTGAGCCAGGACGTGATGAATCGCAGTGATTATGCGCTGTCTTTTTCGAAGATGACGTTTCCTCATCAGTTGATGCGGCTGGTGCTGGTGGAGCAGGTTTATCGGGGGTTTCGGATAATAAAAGGGGAACCGTATCATAAATAG
- a CDS encoding alkaline phosphatase: protein MLKKMGAVALSTGLVLSAMSIPVFADKPDFAGKGNGKGHGHGGKKVDNVIYMIPDGFSSDYAGNYRIYKGEDAVWDDHLKGMYTTHSANADITDSAAAGTAMATGVKTNNGVIGLDAKGEELSSILDAAEDAGKSSGLVATSTITHATPASFVANVEDRNNQTEIARQYIASEVDVLLGGGQNMFLPESEGGNQEDLNLIDEARESGFTYAQSREELLKSKDIDVADGEKLLGLFAEDALAPSLHREETVEPSLAEMTEASIDILQEDKDGFFLMVEGSQIDWAGHANDAAWAMSDAEAFEKAVLEAIEFAKKDRNTVVIVAGDHDTGGMTTGTGAASGTHADILQDVSATGDFMATQINEDRSNVKEVIDQYTNISLTEEEVQSIQKAEDVALAINTAVSNHAGIGWTSTNHTAADIPVYAYGPQADKFIGFHDNTDLPEILAEILRIELDN, encoded by the coding sequence TTGTTGAAGAAAATGGGAGCAGTAGCACTTAGTACAGGTTTGGTTTTGTCCGCTATGAGTATTCCCGTATTTGCAGACAAGCCCGATTTTGCTGGAAAAGGAAACGGAAAGGGGCATGGTCACGGTGGTAAGAAAGTCGATAACGTGATTTACATGATTCCGGATGGCTTTAGTTCGGATTATGCCGGGAATTATCGGATATATAAGGGGGAGGATGCTGTCTGGGATGATCACTTAAAAGGAATGTATACCACTCATTCTGCTAATGCTGATATCACAGATTCTGCAGCTGCTGGTACTGCTATGGCTACAGGTGTCAAAACAAACAATGGTGTCATAGGCCTTGATGCAAAAGGGGAGGAATTGTCCTCCATTCTCGATGCTGCAGAAGACGCTGGAAAATCATCAGGTTTAGTCGCTACTTCAACGATTACACATGCAACCCCTGCTTCATTTGTTGCGAATGTGGAAGATCGTAATAATCAAACAGAAATTGCAAGACAATACATAGCTAGTGAAGTAGATGTTTTACTTGGTGGTGGACAGAACATGTTCTTACCAGAATCAGAAGGTGGTAACCAAGAGGATTTAAACCTTATTGATGAAGCACGTGAATCAGGTTTTACCTACGCACAGTCGAGAGAAGAGTTACTAAAGAGTAAGGATATAGATGTGGCAGATGGAGAGAAATTGCTTGGTCTATTTGCTGAAGATGCACTTGCACCTTCTTTGCATCGTGAGGAAACAGTGGAACCTAGTCTTGCTGAAATGACAGAAGCATCAATTGACATTTTACAAGAGGATAAAGATGGATTCTTCCTTATGGTAGAAGGAAGTCAAATCGACTGGGCAGGACATGCGAATGATGCAGCATGGGCAATGTCTGATGCGGAAGCATTTGAAAAAGCTGTACTAGAGGCGATTGAATTTGCTAAAAAGGACCGAAACACAGTGGTTATTGTTGCTGGTGACCATGATACTGGAGGAATGACAACAGGAACTGGTGCTGCATCTGGGACACATGCAGATATTTTACAAGATGTTTCAGCTACTGGAGACTTCATGGCTACTCAAATTAACGAAGATCGTTCAAATGTTAAAGAAGTAATTGACCAATACACGAATATTAGCTTAACAGAGGAAGAGGTTCAGTCCATTCAAAAAGCAGAGGATGTGGCGCTTGCAATCAATACAGCGGTAAGCAACCACGCAGGAATTGGATGGACCAGTACGAATCATACGGCTGCCGATATACCTGTATATGCCTATGGACCACAAGCGGATAAATTTATCGGGTTTCATGACAATACAGACCTGCCTGAGATTCTTGCGGAGATTTTAAGGATTGAGTTAGATAATTAA
- the mgrA gene encoding L-glyceraldehyde 3-phosphate reductase produces the protein MSYNADPERYQQIPYNRCGNSGVKLPAISFGLWNNFGDEDPLSNQRQMLMKAFDLGITHFDLANNYGPPPGAAEANFGRILKQDLAAYRDEMIISTKAGYKMWDGPYGDWGSKKYLVSSLDQSLQRMGLDYVDIFYHHRPDPETPLEETMAALDLIVRQGKALYVGISNYSAEQTKKAAAILKEQGTPFIIHQVAYSMLDRTIETGLTDVLEKNEIGCIAYVPLAQGLLTNKYLNGIPKDSRAAKEFIPFLNEHDISSDKLQTIKALNEIAAGRGQSLAQMALVWVLQQKSVVSALIGASRVSQIEENIKALDNPSFTEDELAAIDTILK, from the coding sequence ATGTCGTATAACGCTGATCCAGAAAGGTATCAACAAATACCTTATAATCGCTGCGGGAATTCTGGTGTCAAGTTGCCAGCGATCTCGTTCGGTTTATGGAATAACTTTGGGGATGAAGATCCGTTAAGCAATCAACGCCAAATGTTAATGAAAGCTTTTGATTTAGGCATTACCCATTTTGACTTAGCAAACAATTACGGACCACCACCAGGTGCTGCCGAAGCAAATTTCGGACGTATCCTCAAACAAGATCTTGCCGCTTATCGTGATGAAATGATCATCTCTACCAAGGCTGGTTACAAAATGTGGGACGGTCCTTACGGCGATTGGGGATCAAAGAAATATCTTGTCTCCAGTCTTGACCAGAGCTTGCAGCGAATGGGGCTTGATTATGTCGATATTTTTTATCACCATCGACCAGATCCTGAGACACCGCTGGAGGAAACAATGGCAGCTCTTGATCTCATAGTTCGTCAAGGAAAAGCATTATATGTTGGAATATCCAACTACAGTGCAGAACAAACAAAGAAGGCAGCCGCCATTTTAAAGGAACAGGGTACACCTTTTATCATTCATCAGGTCGCTTATTCAATGCTTGATCGTACGATTGAAACAGGGTTAACCGATGTACTCGAGAAAAATGAAATTGGCTGTATCGCTTACGTACCACTTGCGCAAGGACTGTTAACGAATAAATACTTAAACGGGATTCCAAAAGATTCACGTGCTGCAAAGGAATTTATTCCATTTTTAAATGAACACGATATTTCATCTGATAAATTACAAACGATCAAAGCGCTGAACGAAATCGCTGCCGGCCGTGGTCAAAGCCTGGCACAAATGGCGCTCGTATGGGTTTTGCAGCAAAAATCAGTAGTATCAGCACTTATCGGGGCAAGTCGTGTCAGTCAAATAGAAGAAAACATCAAAGCACTCGATAATCCTAGCTTCACAGAGGATGAACTGGCTGCGATTGATACGATTTTAAAGTAA
- a CDS encoding Lin0512 family protein produces MEKIIFIETGTGIDVHGQNVTKACLRAVENAIHYNSMPGIKQYLPEQDLYNMKVNVRLAVPMDKEQVDIELVKKEIPYGTVTVDVIDGGMATSSGIVLEDKEDKNDLMYIVNAAVEVGY; encoded by the coding sequence ATGGAAAAAATTATTTTTATTGAAACAGGTACCGGTATTGATGTACACGGGCAAAATGTAACCAAGGCATGCCTGCGTGCTGTAGAAAATGCGATTCATTACAATTCCATGCCAGGCATTAAACAGTACTTACCAGAGCAAGATTTATATAATATGAAGGTCAATGTTCGACTTGCGGTTCCGATGGACAAGGAGCAAGTGGATATTGAACTTGTCAAAAAAGAAATACCATACGGCACCGTAACGGTTGATGTTATCGATGGCGGTATGGCTACGAGTTCAGGGATTGTACTCGAAGATAAAGAAGATAAGAACGATCTCATGTATATCGTCAATGCTGCTGTAGAAGTTGGTTATTGA